The following coding sequences are from one Coffea arabica cultivar ET-39 chromosome 11e, Coffea Arabica ET-39 HiFi, whole genome shotgun sequence window:
- the LOC140021087 gene encoding uncharacterized protein yields MSALFNFHSFLTVVLLGICTCTYVKMHFPALLEQRTGFRGFFWKAARIGERLSPWVAVGCFMMGVSIIFF; encoded by the exons ATG TCCGCGCTCTTCAATTTCCACTCTTTTCTTACGGTAGTGCTGCTGGGGATTTGTACTTGCACTTATGTAAAGATGCATTTTCCAGCTCTTCTTGAACAGAGGACTGG GTTTCGGGGCTTCTTTTGGAAGGCTGCCAGAATAG GTGAGCGCTTGAGCCCTTGGGTAGCAGTTGGATGCTTCATGATGGGAGTATCAATAATATTCTTCTGA